One stretch of Strix uralensis isolate ZFMK-TIS-50842 chromosome 17, bStrUra1, whole genome shotgun sequence DNA includes these proteins:
- the MN1 gene encoding transcriptional activator MN1: MFALEQFEPQSSSRSGGQAERGFGQPGLSMSAHFKAPAFPGGGPAAVDPALGALGEPPLLGMNMSLAGDAYGFPGRSPAELHGAGMQPPVHGFFGGQQPHGGPGGAHHPHQHPPPFGGNFGPDPGASCVHGGRLLGYGGALGGQTAFADGYEHMAESQGGEGFGQQRPGNLPDFQHHSAGASGHAVPAPCLPLDQSPNRAASFHGLPAAGSSEPHGLEQRRLPAQGGVDSLEYNYSGDGPAAGHFELPVFSPSEPEGQLPHYGGGRQVPAGGSFAGAPALARAPGMAVAKAHPPPQQHGVFFERFGGARKMSAGLEPGASARHPLMQQQPPQPPQQPPGLLARQNSCPPAIPRQQQTEANAPNPNLQDNGPIMQNQHAQFEYPIHRLENRNMHPYTDPVFNMQHPPPQQPPNQRLQHFDAPYVSVAKRPRFDFPGNPGVERCASWGGGMHGPAMESHLSPTAYPGLPGEFTPPAPEAFGGPLPHGGPEHPALAQRQNAALVMKQMASRSQQRLRPPSLQQLGHHGEVGPPGGLPPPAFEREAGGGGGRGFDPPASHLAPDGAWFAGPPPPGELLPRRMAAPGLPAEAAPHELGLQPGGAAVLFRPGTGGLGLQEPLRMAGEGPAQALPSPGVHPPFAPAMGGLSQLQSPGGGVALPTAPAERRGPADFAAQSGFPFAAAARQPAAHGAAPALSASPGAYPPPPPEFPPPPPPRPATSKLGALSLGSFSKPASKDNVFGQSCLAALSTACQNMIASLGAPNLNVTFNKKSPAEAKRKLSQAEPDPPPPTAPDYFPAGPPAGGGGAGKAVGAAPLLPAESSLSPGFALEPAAGGEGKAGGGRGRGRRKRDSGHVSPGNFFEKFSATEGGGAGVSPGQPAGPAAAGGPPGAAGAERGGGTPHDKPLTSPSWGKGGELLLGEQPDLMSSLDSGIQSVTKSDGSSPHVDFPDEVSTSYGNEDEVSSSSDNAASKPTRSPLLGGSPKLPRGEHALLNGQKPLALGLLSTSTSTPDSYGLSTTAGAHPGTPSMEQVRTPTSTSAQDEIHPLEILQAQIQLQRQQFSISEDQPLGLKSKKGECAGQNGDSDLGSCCSEGVKGAMSTIDLDSLMAEHNSTWYLPGEKALMEGQEEDKPMAPWEKPKPLNPSKEAHDLPPSKTSAAAQTGSHLQCLSVHCTDDVGEAKGRTAVPTWRSLHSDISNRFGTFVAALT, from the coding sequence ATGTTCGCGCTGGAGCAGTTCGAGCCGCAGAGCAGCAGCCGGAGCGGCGGGCAGGCGGAGCGGGGCTTCGGCCAGCCCGGACTCAGCATGAGCGCGCACTTCAAGGCGCCGGCCTTccccggcggcggcccggcggccGTGGACCCGGCCCTGGGCGCGCTGGGCGAGCCGCCGCTCCTGGGCATGAACATGAGCCTGGCCGGGGACGCCTACGGCTTCCCGGGCCGCAGCCCCGCCGAGCTGCACGGCGCCGGCATGCAGCCGCCGGTGCACGGCTTCTTCGGCGGGCAGCAGCCGcacggcggccccggcggcgcccaccacccccaccagcaccccccgCCCTTCGGCGGCAACTTCGGGCCCGACCCCGGCGCCTCCTGCGTGCACGGCGGCCGGCTGCTGGGCTACGGCGGCGCGCTGGGCGGGCAGACGGCGTTCGCCGACGGCTACGAGCACATGGCCGAGAGCCAGGGCGGCGAGGGCTTCGGGCAGCAGCGCCCCGGCAACCTGCCCGACTTCCAGCACCACAGCGCCGGCGCCTCCGGCCACGCCGTGCCGGCGCCCTGCCTGCCCCTCGACCAGTCCCCGAACCGCGCCGCCTCCTTCCACGGGCTGCCGGCCGCCGGCTCCTCCGAGCCCCACGGCCTGGAGCAGCGGCGGCTGCCCGCGCAGGGCGGCGTGGACTCGCTGGAATACAATTACTCCGGcgacggccccgccgccggccacTTCGAGCTGCCCGTCTTCTCGCCGTCGGAGCCCGAGGGGCAGCTGCCGCACTATGGCGGCGGGCGGCAGGTGCCGGCGGGCGGCAGCTTCGCGGGGGCCCCCGCCCTGGCCCGGGCGCCGGGCATGGCCGTGGCCAAGGCGCACCCGCCGCCGCAGCAGCACGGGGTCTTCTTCGAGCGCTTCGGGGGAGCGCGGAAGATGTCGGCCGGCCTGGAGCCGGGGGCCAGCGCCAGGCACCCGCTGatgcagcagcagccgccgcaaCCGCCGCAGCAGCCGCCGGGCTTGCTGGCCAGACAGAACTCCTGCCCGCCAGCCATCCCTAGGCAACAGCAAACAGAAGCCAACGCTCCCAACCCCAACCTGCAGGACAATGGGCCCATAATGCAGAACCAGCATGCACAGTTTGAATACCCTATTCACAGACTGGAGAACAGGAATATGCATCCCTACACCGACCCCGTGTTTAATATGCAGCACCCTCCTCCGCAACAGCCACCAAATCAAAGACTGCAGCACTTCGATGCCCCCTACGTGAGTGTCGCCAAGAGGCCACGGTTCGACTTCCCCGGCAACCCCGGCGTCGAGCGCTGCGCCTCCTGGGGCGGCGGCATGCACGGCCCTGCCATGGAGAGCCACCTCTCCCCGACGGCCTACCCCGGCCTGCCAGGCGAGTTCACCCCGCCGGCGCCCGAGGCCTTCGGGGGGCCGCTGCCACACGGCGGCCCCGAGCACCCGGCGCTGGCGCAGCGCCAGAACGCGGCCCTGGTGATGAAGCAGATGGCCTCGCGCAGCCAGCAGCGCCTGCGGCcgcccagcctgcagcagctggggcacCATGGCGAGGTGGGCCCACCCGGCGGCCTGCCCCCGCCCGCCTTCGAGCGggaggccggcggcggcggcggccgcggcttCGACCCGCCGGCGTCGCACCTGGCCCCCGACGGCGCCTGGTtcgcggggccgccgccgcccggggagctgctgccgcGGCGCAtggcggccccggggctgccggccgAGGCGGCCCCCCACGAGCTGGGCCTGCAGCCGGGCGGTGCCGCTGTGCTGTTCCGGCCGGGCACCggcgggctggggctgcaggagccgcTGCGGATGGCGGGTGAGGGGCCGGCGCAGGCCTTGCCCTCGCCGGGCGTCCACCCGCCCTTCGCCCCCGCCATGGGCGGCCTCTCGCAGCTGCAGTCTCCGGGCGGCGGCGTGGCGCTGCCCACCGCCCCCGCCgagcgccgcggccccgccgacTTCGCCGCCCAGTCCGGCTTCCCCTTCGCGGCGGCGGCACGGCAGCCGGCGGCCCACGGGGCTGCGCCCGCCCTCAGCGCTTCGCCGGGGGCCTACCCGCCACCCCCGCCCGAgttccccccgccgccgccgccgcggcccgccaCCAGCAAGCTGGGCGCCCTCTCGCTGGGCTCCTTCAGCAAGCCGGCCAGCAAGGACAACGTCTtcgggcagagctgcctggccGCGCTCTCCACCGCCTGCCAGAACATGATCGCCAGCCTGGGCGCCCCCAACCTCAACGTCACCTTCAACAAGAAGAGCCCGGCCGAGGCCAAGCGCAAGCTCAGCCAGGCCGAGCCCGACCCGCCGCCGCCCACCGCCCCGGACTACTTCCCGGCAGggccgccggcgggcgggggcggcgcgggcaaggcggtgggtgctgccccactgctgcctgccGAGAGCAGCCTCTCGCCCGGCTTCGCGCTGGAGCCGGCGGCTGGCGGCGAGGGGAAGGCGGgtggcgggcgggggcggggccgccggaAACGGGACAGTGGGCACGTCAGCCCCGGCAACTTCTTCGAGAAGTTCTCGGCCACAGAGGGTGGTGGGGCCGGCGTCAGCCCAGGGCagccggcggggccggcggcggcggggggcccaCCGGgggccgcgggcgcggagcgcggcgggggcaCCCCCCACGACAAGCCCCTGACCTCGCCCTCCTGGGGCAAGGGCGgcgagctgctgctgggggagcagcCCGACCTGATGTCCTCCCTGGACAGCGGCATCCAGAGCGTGACCAAGTCAGACGGCAGCTCCCCGCACGTGGACTTTCCCGACGAGGTCAGCACCAGCTACGGCAACGAGGACGAGGTGTCCTCCAGCTCCGACAACGCCGCCTCCAAGCCCACCCGCAGCCCGCTGCTGGGCGGCTCGCCCAAGCTGCCCCGCGGGGAGCACGCACTTCTCAACGGACAGAAGCCCCTGGCCCTCGGCCTCCTCAGTACGTCTACCTCGACCCCCGACAGCTACGGGCTGAGCACCACGGCGGGCGCCCACCCCGGCACGCCGAGCATGGAGCAGGTGCGGACCCCCACCAGCACCTCGGCCCAGGACGAGATCCACCCCCTGGAGATCCTGCAGGCGCAGATCCAGCTCCAGCGGCAGCAGTTCAGCATCTCGGAAGACCAGCCCTTGGGGCTGAAGAGCAAGAAGGGGGAGTGCGCGGGGCAGAACGGGGACAGCGacctgggcagctgctgctcgGAGGGCGTCAAGGGCGCCATGAGCACCATCGACCTGGACTCCCTGATGGCGGAGCACAACTCCACCTGGTACCTGCCCGGCGAGAAGGCCCTGatggaggggcaggaggaggacaAGCCCATGGCGCCCTGGGAGAAGCCCAAGCCCCTGAACCCCAGCAAAGAAG